One genomic window of Sebastes umbrosus isolate fSebUmb1 chromosome 15, fSebUmb1.pri, whole genome shotgun sequence includes the following:
- the utp23 gene encoding rRNA-processing protein UTP23 homolog gives MGLKRQKQAKKTISFYKYNFSFREPFQILIDGTFCQAALKNKIQIKEQMPKYLMGEVQLCTTNCALKELETLGKELYGAKIILQRFQSRRCPHLKEPVPASECLLSMLGDTNPHHYFVATQDHALTAGLKKIPGVPLLYIVLNTMVLDKPCQTSLDHVKAVQLGELVSTAQQQSIRSLKEEQGIDQKDGERKGKKRKRKQSHPNPLSCLKKKKKGGPTPPKKKTEEGEKRKRSRNKKQRTEGGDVSAPAVTNT, from the exons atgGGGCTCAAGCGACAGAAACAAGCCAAGAAGACCATCAGCTTCTACAAATACAACTTCAGCTTCAGGGAGCCCTTTCAGATCCTCATCGATGGGACTTTCTGTCAGGCTGCTCTGAAGAACAAGATCCAGATCAAAGAGCAGATGCCCAAATACCTGATGGGAGAGGTGCAGCTGTGCACCACAAA CTGTGCACTGAAAGAACTGGAGACTCTGGGAAAAGAGCTGTACGGAGCCAAAATCATCCTGCAGAGGTTTCAGTCGAGGAGATGTCCACATTTGAAGGAGCCTGTCCCGGCTTCAGAGTGTCTGCTGTCCATGCTGGGGGACACAAACCCACACCACTACTTTGTTGCTACACAG GACCACGCTCTAACTGCAGGCCTGAAGAAGATCCCGGGCGTTCCTCTGCTCTACATCGTCCTCAACACCATGGTGCTGGACAAGCCCTGCCAGACGTCCCTCGACCACGTCAAGGCCGTCCAGCTGGGAGAGCTGGTGAGCACGGCTCAGCAGCAGAGCATCCGCAGCCTGAAAGAGGAGCAGGGCATCGaccagaaggatggagagaggaaagggaagaagaggaagaggaaacagaGCCACCCCAACCCTCTGAGCtgcctgaagaagaagaagaaaggcggGCCGACACCACCGAAGAAGAAGACGGAGGAAGGggagaagaggaaaagaagTAGAAATAAGAAACAAAGGACTGAGGGAGGTGACGTGTCTGCTCCTGCGGTTACTAATACATAG
- the rad21b gene encoding RAD21 cohesin complex component b: MFYAHFVLSKRGPLAKIWLAAHWDKKLTKAHVFECNLESSVESIISPKVKMALRTSGHLLLGVVRIYHRKAKYLLADCNEAFIKIKMAFRPGVVDLPEENREAAYNAITLPEEFHDFDQPLPDLDDIDVAQQFNLNQSRVEEITMREEVGNLNLLQDNDFADFGMDDREMMREESAFEVDIMGVSASNLLLEAEGVPNPMADKSNHLEYDDQYKDDFGDNPMESTEGGMLVDKLLSNEDGDGIFDDPPAIAESVMMPQDHGDDDDDFDALSAGAPDSPDSGPTKPLPAMADQAEQTTLVHNEEETFALEPIDITVKETKAKRKRKLIVDSVKELDSKTIRAQLSDYSDIVTTLDLAPPTKKLMMWKETGGVEKLFSLPAQPLWNARLLKMFTRCLTPLVPDELRKRRKGGEADSLDEFLKDLENPEVPREETAGPQQRDILDQTIMEEASVLQTSAVEGSRTTLDESAMPPPSPQRGLKRKAQDTEPALPMGALDQQQQPQGTSASNVPQQLEASNVDLPPEEPTNISQMIELDLLGDKDKKKNDDDESDEEEEEAQGGDQDQEERRWNKRTQQMLHGLQRVMAKTGAQSVGLLELCRNNNKKQAAAKFYSFLVLKKQQAVELVQEEPYSDIIATPGPRFHII; encoded by the exons ATGTTTTATGCCCACTTTGTCCTCAGCAAACGTGGGCCGCTGGCCAAAATCTGGCTGGCGGCCCACTGGGACAAGAAGCTGACCAAGGCTCATGTGTTTGAGTGCAATCTGGAGAGCAGCGTGGAGAGCATCATCTCACCCAAG GTGAAAATGGCTTTACGAACATCAGGGCATCTGCTACTGGGGGTGGTGAGGATCTACCACAGGAAGGCCAAGTACCTGCTGGCAGATTGTAACGAAGCCTTCATCAAGATCAAGATGGCGTTTAGACCAG GCGTGGTGGATCTTCCAGAGGAGAACAGAGAAGCAGCCTACAACGCCATCACGCTGCCCGAGGAGTTCCATGACTTTGACCAGCCGCTACCAGACCTAGA TGATATTGACGTCGCTCAGCAGTTCAACTTGAACCAGAGCAGAGTGGAGGAGATCACCATGAGAGAGGAGGTGGGAAACCTCAACCTGCTGCAGGACAATGACTTCG CTGACTTTGGCATGGACGACCGGGAGATGATGCGGGAGGAGAGTGCGTTCGAGGTGGACATCATGGGAGTGTCAGCTTCCAACCTGCTGCTGGAGGCTGAGGGCGTACCTAACCCGATGGCCGACAAGTCCAACCATCTGGAGTACGACGACCAGTACAAGGACGACTTCGGAGACAACCCCATGGAGAGCACTGAGGGAGGCATGCTGG TGGACAAGCTGCTGAGCAACGAGGATGGAGACGGCATCTTCGACGACCCTCCCGCCATCGCGGAGAGCGTGATGATGCCTCAGGACCACGGAGACGACGACGACGACTTTGATGCTCTATCAG CGGGAGCCCCAGATAGTCCAGACTCAGGCCCAACGAAGCCCCTACCGGCCATGGCAGACCAGGCAGAGCAGACCACCCTGGTTCACAACGAGGAAGAAACCTTCGCCCTGGAGCCGATCGACATCACAG TGAAGGAGACCAAGGCGAAGCGTAAGAGGAAGCTGATTGTGGACAGCGTGAAGGAGCTGGATAGTAAAACCATCCGTGCGCAGTTGTCCGATTACTCTGACATCGTCACCACCCTGGACCTGGCGCCACCCACCAAGAAGCTGATGATGTGGAAGGAGACGGGAGGAGTCGAGAagctcttctctctccctgctcAGCCTCTCTGGAATGCCAGGCTGCTTAAG atgTTTACAAGGTGTCTGACACCACTGGTACCAGACgagctgaggaagaggaggaaaggtgGAGAGGCCGACAGTCTGGATGAGTTCCTCAAGGATCTGGAGAACCCGGAGGTGCCCAGAGAGGAAACGGCAGGACCCCAGCAGAGAGACATCCTGG ACCAGACCATCATGGAAGAGGCCAGTGTTCTGCAGACTTCAGCTGTGGAAGGCAGCAGGACGACGCTGGACGAGTCGGCCATGCCCCCTCCGTCCCCCCAACGTGGCCTCAAACGCAAAGCCCAGGACACAGAACCAGCCCTGCCT ATGGGAGCTTTGGACCAGCAACAACAGCCACAGGGGACCAGCGCCTCCAATGTTCCCCAGCAGCTGGAGGCCTCCAACGTGGATCTGCCTCCAGAGGAACCCACTAACATCAGCCAGATGATAGAGCTGGACCTGCTTGGCGAcaaggacaagaagaagaacgACGACGACGAATCTGATGAGGAG gaggaggaggcgcaGGGAggagaccaggaccaggaggagaggaggtggaacAAGAGAACCCAGCAGATGCTCCATGGCCTCCAG AGGGTGATGGCCAAAACAGGCGCCCAGTCGGTCGGCCTGCTGGAGCTGTGcaggaacaacaacaagaagcagGCGGCAGCTAAGTTCTACAGTTTCTTGGTCCTGAAGAAGCAGCAGGCGGTGGAGCTCGTCCAGGAGGAGCCTTACAGCGACATCATAGCTACGCCCGGACCTCGCTTCCACATCATCTAG
- the si:ch211-153f2.3 gene encoding uncharacterized protein si:ch211-153f2.3, whose product MDRDSHSEDTLSTMVLENIKNKLIHAFRATGESRENPQDSTGSTVRPVSIGRSYQANEELRRAQIDGAITWLRSELLEMRSQDLQLAQTLLGLNTEIQRLRRESFGGVEVEGDDQQ is encoded by the exons ATGGACCGAGACAGTCACAGCGAGGACACTTTGTCCACCATGGTTCTGgagaacattaaaaacaaactgattcATGCCTTCAGGGCGACAGGAGAGTCTAGAGAAAACCCTCAGGACTCCACCGGCTCCACTGTCAGACCAGTCAGCATCGGCAGGAGTTACCAAGCCAACGAAGAGCTGAGGAGGGCGCAGATAGATGGAGCCATAACCTGGCTGAGGTCTGAACTG CTGGAGATGCGCTCACAGGACCTCCAGCTGGCTCAGACACTACTGGGGCTCAACACAGAGATCCAAAGACTGAGGAGGGAGAGCTTCGGAGGAGTGGAAGTAGAGGGGGATGATCAGCAGTAA
- the LOC119502651 gene encoding potassium voltage-gated channel subfamily A member 4-like, whose translation MMEVVLTRLRDFSCKTSTFDECKPAGQSACRDPRSRTGCTAGEEGGKLDIESALAWLRRELMEMRSQDQALIRQLMELHSGIQELKQELSEEEQEEETDEEEEEEGSYWDSESERGSGSIYSGSEEVGFSISCLKTPPPLYSSRVSSNREFSRRSSVP comes from the exons ATGATGGAAGTGGTCCTGACCAGACTGCGGGACTTCTCCTGCAAGACCTCCACCTTTGATGAGTGTAAACCAGCAGGACAGAGTGCATGCAGGGATCCTCGCAGCAGGACCGGGTGCACAGCTGGAGAAGAAGGTGGAAAACTGGACATAGAGAGCGCACTGGCCTGGCTGCGAAGGGAACTG ATGGAGATGCGTTCCCAGGACCAAGCTCTGATCCGTCAGCTGATGGAGCTTCACTCCGGCATCCAGGAGCTCAAGCAGGAGCTGTCTGAGGAGGAACAAGAGGAGGAAacagacgaggaggaagaggaggagggcagcTACTGGGACTCTGAGAGCGAACGAGGAAGCGGCAGCATCTACTCCGGCTCAGAGGAGGTGGGCTTTTCCATTTCCTGCCTGAAGACGCCGCCACCCCTTTACTCCTCAAGGGTTTCATCGAATAGGGAGTTCAGCAGGAGAAGCTCTGTGCCATGA